A region from the Bombyx mori chromosome 15, ASM3026992v2 genome encodes:
- the LOC101746993 gene encoding dynein axonemal light chain 1: MALKPTTCKEAIARWEKQKGESAADAKVIELQFQWPPIEKMDGALSTLVSCEKLSLSSNMIDKIAGIAGMRNLKILSLGRNYIKSLSGVETVADSLEELWISYNPIDKLKGIGALKNLRVLYMANNAVKEWVEFNRLQECPALRDLVFTGNPICENQPDIDTWRAQAANRLQQIIKLDGIPILRD; the protein is encoded by the exons ATGGCTTTGAAACCTACTACCTGCAAAGAAGCAATAGCTCGTTGGGAAAAACAAAAGGGCGAATCAGCAGCAGATGCGAAAGTTATAGAACTTCAATTTCAGTGGCCTCCAATTGAGAAAATGGATGGCGCGCTTTCCACTCTAGTGAGTTGCGA AAAATTAAGCTTATCGTCCAATATGATCGATAAAATAGCCGGGATTGCGGGAATGAGAAATCTTAAGATATTGTCTCTTGGAAGAAACTACATAAAGTCATTGTCAGGCGTG GAAACTGTGGCAGATAGCCTTGAAGAGCTATGGATCAGCTACAATCCCATCGACAAGCTGAAAGGTATTGGAGCACTAAAGAATCTCCGCGTCCTATATATGGCCAATAACGCTGTCAAGGAATGGGTGGAATTCAACAGATTACag GAGTGTCCGGCGCTACGAGACTTAGTATTTACTGGCAATCCCATATGCGAAAATCAACCGGACATCGATACATGGCGCGCTCAGGCAGCGAACAGATTGCAACAAATTATAAAACTTGACGGCATACCGATTCTTagagattaa